A segment of the Odoribacter splanchnicus DSM 20712 genome:
GAAAAAACGGTGACTTTATTTCGGAAATCCTATGCGGGAAGACTCACGGCAGATGAGCGGGCGGAGATGGCGTGTTTGTTAGAGGACGAGAGTATGCGGCGGTTGTATGAGGAGGTGGGGGATGATGAGTACCTGATAGGAGAATTCCGGCAGTATGCCGGTTGGGAACCTGTACGGGGCTACCGGAAGTTCCGGAAGAATATGCGGCGGCAGAGCATGCAAAGAAGCATCATCCGCTTGTCGGTGGCGGCCAGTCTGCTCATAGCCTTAAGTGTAGTATGGTTGCTGGTGGAGCGGGACAGACCGGAAGACAGCGTGAAAATGGCGAAAACTGTGGTGGAACCGGAAGCCTGCCGGGCATTTCTGCAATTGAGCAGCGGTGAACGGATTGTTTTGGAAAAATCGGGACAACGGGACTTGCATGAAACAGCCGGGAACATCCGGATAGATTCGGGAAAAGTAGTCTATTCCGCCTCGGTGGCATCGCAACCGGAACCCATGCTTTACAATACCTTGTCCGTACCCAATGGCGGGGAATACCGTTTGTTGCTTGCCGACGGTACCGCCGTGCATCTGAATGCCGGGTCGGAACTTCGTTACCCGGTGGCTTTTGCGGCGGCGGAAAGGAAAGTGCATCTGAAAGGCGAGGCCTGGTTTGAAGTGGCAAAAGATGCGGAGCGGCCGTTTTATGTGGAAACGGACGAGGTGAGCATCCGGGTGTATGGCACTGCTTTCAATGTGAATACCCATGGCCTCCGGGCAACGGAAACGGTATTGGTGGAGGGAGAAATCGGTATTTCCGGAAAGGGGGGTACCGGAGAGCGGCGGATGCGTCCGGGACAGTTGGCCGCTTGCGACCATCATAGCGGGGAAATCACTTTCCGTGAGGTGGATGTCCGGAAGTACACCGCCTGGAAAAACGGGGAATTCTGCTTTAACGACGACACCTTGGAGGAGATTCTCGAAGAGTTGGGACGCTGGTATGATGTAAGGATAGTCTACCGGTCGGCCGGGAAAAAGCACATCCAGTTTTCGGGCCATCTGAAACGGTATGAAAATATCCGGAAAATTCTCGGAGCCATTTCGGAATCCACAGGGATTGTTTTCCAGGTCGGCGACCGTATGATTGTGGTGGAATAAAATAAGAGAAGTGTCCCCACACTTCCCTTATCAAGATAGGTTTGCTACGGGACGGCTGTCATCCGTTCGGTAGCCATGTTTAATCTCAGTTACAAATTTATGAAAAAGAAATCAGAATGCCTCGGTATTTATCATTACCGCTGGCAAAAAATCGGAAAAATGATGAAATTGTGTATTATTCTGGTTTGCCTGTTCTCTTTCAGTTTGTCTGCTACCACGTTGGCGCAACGGGAACGGGTGAACATGAAATTGCAGGACGTATCGTTGCGGCAGGTGCTGGAACAAATCCGTGAGCAGACCAACTTGCAGTTTATGATGAGCAAGGAACAAGGGGAACGTGTGGGACGGGTGTCCGTGAACGCCGAGAACGCGACCGTGGCGGAAGTGTTGGATAAAGTATTCGCTTCCACCGGTCTGACGTGGGTTATTAATGAAGACATCATTGTGGTGAAAGAACGCCCGCAATCGTCGGTACTGAGTCCGGCCCCGGACTGTGTCAAAGGTGTTGTGAAGGATGAAAAAGGCAATCCTCTGCCGGGAGTCACAGTTAGGGTGAAAGGTACCATATTAGGAACTTCGACGGATGCCGACGGTAGATTTTCCTTGTTGCTCATAGATGAAAAAGAGATGGCATTTGTCTTTTCCTTTGTCGGTATGCAATCGCAAGAAGTGGCCTACACCGGTCAAAAGGAACTGAATATTGTCATGCAGGCTGAGGTAAGCGAGATTGACGAGGTTGTTGTTACCGGTTATCTGAATATCGACCGACGCCATTTGACGAGTTCGGTTACCTCTGTCAGAATGGATGACATACAAAAACCTGGTATTACTAACCTAAATCAGATGTTGGAAGGTAAAATTCCTGATATGGTTGTCACCTCTAACAGTGGGGAAATCAATGCCACTCCCCGTTTGCGTATACGCGGTACTTCTACTATTATCGGAAATCGTGAGCCGTTATGGGTGGTGGACGGTATCATCGTGAATGATCCCGTAAACTTGTCTCCTGACGTATTAAATGACCCTGATTATGTGAACCGTATCGGTAATGCCATTTCCGGTTTGAACCCGCAGGATATTGAACGTTTGGATGTGTTAAAGGACGCTGCAGCGACCGCTCTTTATGGCACACGTGCTGCCAATGGGGTTATCGTGGTGACGACTAAAAGAGGGCATGTGGGTAAGCCGGTGATTTCTTGCTCCGTTACGGGCACTTTTCGTCGTCATCCTCGCTATACAGACGATAAAATCAACTTGATGAACTCCAAAGAACGTATACAGTTTTCACAACAATTGGTAGCCAATCACTACATTTACCCCAACAATATGCCCTTGACCGGCTATGAATATGTGTTGAGCCGGTATTACAGCGGAGCTTTGACCAAGGAACAGTTTCAGACAGAAGTAGATCGCCTGCAGACCATGAATACCGATTGGTTTGACTTGCTGACAAAAGACTCGTTTTCCAAAGATTATGCCATTAATGTTTCTGGAGGTTCGGATAATATCCGTTACTACGCTTCGTTGGGTTATACAAGCGAGGACGATGTTATCAGACGTACAACTAATCGACGCTATACAGCTGCGGCTAAATTGGATATGACTCTCTCTTCCCGATGGAGGCTTTCATTCAATTTAAACGGTTATTTGAACGAGCGTAAATACACTCAGGATGAAGTGAATCCTATAGATTATGCTTATAATACCAGTAGGGCTATTCCCGCTTTTAGCGAAGATGGTTCTTACCATTTTTATGGTGTCTATAATAGGTACGGTAGTTATTTAAATTTCAATATATTGAATGAATTGGTCAATAGTTATAAAAAACAGAGTACCAGTAACTTTACGGCTACTGTGAATTTGAATTACGAGGTGACAGAATGGTTAAAGTTGAGCGCCACTGTATCAGGTTCTGTCAATTCTGCCAATTTGAACGGTCATTGGGGCGAAAAGACCCATTATATTGCCGATTTACGTGGTTCGGATTACGGAGAAAAAGCACCTGAAAGTAGCTTGTGCCCCTATGGTGGCGAGTTGGCGACCAATAATTATAATACGAAGAGCTATACCGCCCGTCTACAGGCGGATTTTCACAAGTATTTGGACGAAAACGAGAATCATTTTTTGA
Coding sequences within it:
- a CDS encoding SusC/RagA family TonB-linked outer membrane protein; this encodes MKKKSECLGIYHYRWQKIGKMMKLCIILVCLFSFSLSATTLAQRERVNMKLQDVSLRQVLEQIREQTNLQFMMSKEQGERVGRVSVNAENATVAEVLDKVFASTGLTWVINEDIIVVKERPQSSVLSPAPDCVKGVVKDEKGNPLPGVTVRVKGTILGTSTDADGRFSLLLIDEKEMAFVFSFVGMQSQEVAYTGQKELNIVMQAEVSEIDEVVVTGYLNIDRRHLTSSVTSVRMDDIQKPGITNLNQMLEGKIPDMVVTSNSGEINATPRLRIRGTSTIIGNREPLWVVDGIIVNDPVNLSPDVLNDPDYVNRIGNAISGLNPQDIERLDVLKDAAATALYGTRAANGVIVVTTKRGHVGKPVISCSVTGTFRRHPRYTDDKINLMNSKERIQFSQQLVANHYIYPNNMPLTGYEYVLSRYYSGALTKEQFQTEVDRLQTMNTDWFDLLTKDSFSKDYAINVSGGSDNIRYYASLGYTSEDDVIRRTTNRRYTAAAKLDMTLSSRWRLSFNLNGYLNERKYTQDEVNPIDYAYNTSRAIPAFSEDGSYHFYGVYNRYGSYLNFNILNELVNSYKKQSTSNFTATVNLNYEVTEWLKLSATVSGSVNSANLNGHWGEKTHYIADLRGSDYGEKAPESSLCPYGGELATNNYNTKSYTARLQADFHKYLDENENHFLNVSIGAEANSSRYNAYSHTQRGYYDDRGKSFVTDLSPSSFPTYYSSWVQSNVPTITDNLTNLLSAYATATYGYKDYFTLNANTRYDGSNKFGSRSNEKLLPVWSVSGLVDLKTVSGLQLSWLESFSVKGSYGEQGNMLDGQTPVLVLKKGSYSDYRDEMISTVASGGFANPNLKWEKTRSYNLGAMASVFKNSLMINFEYYYKKTSDAFMSKTISDVNGFNTYVVNSGTLRNRGWNVGITATPVKTKDFNWILSGSLSKVTNTMSTLPGQETYELSDFLNGTAVVEGMPIGTFYSYKYMGLSPVDGGPMFDDWEDRKSELVDLDKYSVYTKVLVPSGQRDPDMTGSINNTFNYKQWRLGISLNYSIGGSTRLFRMMEDFVNGYSAEANINRDMLKAWKKPGDELTTDIPAIMGSASNGYNYYSYHWSSASTSDVVKIADNAWTMYDYSDLRVVSADYLKISSISLTYEFPRRILSRWKLERLALTLGATNLYTFCNSKLRGQTPTQGGFSDIQLSDTPTYTIGLNLNF
- a CDS encoding FecR family protein, whose product is MDKSVEKTVTLFRKSYAGRLTADERAEMACLLEDESMRRLYEEVGDDEYLIGEFRQYAGWEPVRGYRKFRKNMRRQSMQRSIIRLSVAASLLIALSVVWLLVERDRPEDSVKMAKTVVEPEACRAFLQLSSGERIVLEKSGQRDLHETAGNIRIDSGKVVYSASVASQPEPMLYNTLSVPNGGEYRLLLADGTAVHLNAGSELRYPVAFAAAERKVHLKGEAWFEVAKDAERPFYVETDEVSIRVYGTAFNVNTHGLRATETVLVEGEIGISGKGGTGERRMRPGQLAACDHHSGEITFREVDVRKYTAWKNGEFCFNDDTLEEILEELGRWYDVRIVYRSAGKKHIQFSGHLKRYENIRKILGAISESTGIVFQVGDRMIVVE